One window of the Streptomyces asoensis genome contains the following:
- a CDS encoding carboxymuconolactone decarboxylase family protein yields the protein MTRRIFIDKQSPKAYHALVQTSEAVRATAADAGLERTVVELINLRVSQLNGCAFCLDVHTKAALRAGEDTRRLGVLAAWRDTDLFSPLERAALALAEATTVPSDAAAQEAAYADALEVLTEDQISAVIWVAVTINAFNRVSVLSKHPVH from the coding sequence ATGACTCGACGGATCTTCATAGACAAGCAGAGCCCCAAGGCCTACCACGCCCTGGTCCAGACGTCCGAGGCCGTGCGGGCGACCGCCGCCGACGCCGGCCTGGAGCGCACCGTCGTGGAACTGATCAACCTGCGCGTCTCGCAGCTCAACGGCTGCGCGTTCTGCCTCGACGTGCACACGAAGGCGGCCCTGCGCGCGGGTGAGGACACCCGGCGGCTGGGTGTCCTCGCGGCCTGGCGGGACACCGACCTCTTCAGCCCCCTGGAGCGCGCCGCCCTGGCGCTGGCCGAGGCGACCACCGTGCCGTCCGACGCCGCCGCACAGGAGGCCGCGTACGCCGACGCCCTGGAGGTTCTCACCGAGGACCAGATTTCGGCGGTGATCTGGGTGGCGGTCACCATCAACGCCTTCAACCGGGTGTCCGTCCTGAGCAAGCACCCGGTCCACTAG
- a CDS encoding RHS repeat-associated core domain-containing protein, which produces MPIGLAPVAQAADALGRPGTPKTRSAKMIPADSATAKAARDRLAKAQAENRAQGAKALAAQQATWPAAGRAELVRGKRAEVGGLPVTLTAPAVRSATSATAATVRVLGRKEATAAGIKGILLSVTTKQAGTTGLDVDYSSFASAYGGDWAGRLRLVRLPECALTTPEKASCRVETPLAGTHNDVSEQTVSAQVPMSARAAAAPATAVVALAAAAGESASGAGAYTATPLSASSSWQAGGSSGSFTWSYPMTPPAPAAGPTPSVTLSYDSGSIDGRTANTNNQGSAVGEGFDLSSSSYVERSYGSCDDDGQDDKYDMCWKYDNASLVLNGKSTTLVKDDTTGTWRLKDDDASVVTHGTGADNGDDDGEYWTVTTGNGTKYVFGQNKLDGAGTERTNSTWTVPVFGDDSGEPGYSKGTAFADRALTQAWRWNLDYVEDLHGNAMSYWYTAETNSYAKNKADTATATYTRGGYLTKILYGQRKDALFSGTASHKVTFDYSERCTASDCSDLKESTADNWPDVPFDSLCKSGDDCDAESPSFFTRKRLTGVNSFSWDAAGNTYDAVDSWDLAQHFFDGGDLGDTSDQVLVLDSIKHTGKAGTAIALPPVTFTYDKRPNRVDGTDDIVPLYRPRIRTLISETGAVTTVTLSDPECVRGHTPDEDDDHTSCYPVYWHINGAEEAGLDWFHKYRVLAVTSTDPTGKNATTETDYTYADPAWHYDENPLTPQAERTWSQWRGYGKVTTVKGTDATRSKTVTVYMQGMDGDRVQGSDGKLDPTARKDVSVEALAVPGLSIADQTDSEQYTGFTRQQVTYDGSQAVSVTVNDPWSKKTATQHASYADTEAYFVRTGGTATSTYLTVKDSWRTHTTSTTFDSYGMKATEEDAGDVAKSGDEICTRTWYARNTAKGISDLVSRSRTVGRTCATGEDQLNLPAKVADRGDVLSDKATVFDNTAATAWTASQTPTLGDASWTGRAAAYPASSSGGERNPTTWQTTAKTVYDTLGRPTTVTDAAGNSTTTAYTPTAGGPLTMAIATNAATQKTFTYYEPARGNVIRSFDINNKQTQYTYDALGRVTAVWLPNRTSDLPASYVYGYSVSNTAASWTSTGAIKADGDTYETVFSLYDAQLRPIQTQKRSVEGGRILTDTRYDSRGLAYETYADVYDSKNQPSGTYSRAEYGGTAKQTSVTFDGAERPETSTFYTYGVKRWSTTTSYTGDSTATSGVEGASAKRTITDALGRAVETRQYASPSPDDAAYGGGTGTLYTSTKFAYTLDDKQAKVTGPDNSSWTWIYDLFGRQVKSTDPDKGTETTGYDSRDLPSWTKDGAGRVVITAYDKLRRPTATYKAAADADLTSTTEEQIPANQLTALAYDATGYKGRLASSTRYTNGATDTAHAYTRKVISYDSLYHPLDSTLTLPADDPLVSSGAVPSATLSFSDHYDLTGAQDQDVQPAVAGLPKEIIDTGYNDHGLPTTLSGTQNYVLASDFTATDKVQQLTLGVSDAAGVKKAYLTNTWDEGTDRLTQSVVTDDTHSWQLQQLNYAYDQAGNVTSLTDPTTLGGASTADNQCFAYDGYQRLTEAWTPRTADCAASGRTAAGLGGPAPYWNSYTYNSAGQRTTETNHSTSGSTTSRTYCYNNTAQPHTLTVTPSGTAAGACTGVTAAYGYDAAGDTTTRPDGTATQSLTWDGEGRLGSLKETAGSTTSTTGYVYDTDGSLLVRRNTGGETVLYLGATEVHYNATTGKKWAQRTYSLGGTAVAVRTNQSGTSTLTWLAADRHNTASLALAAGDQAITKRYTTPFGADRGTAVTTWPDDKKFLGKPADPATGLTHVGAREYDPLLGQFLSVDPLLDTSDAQSLNGYAYADNSPLMGWDPTGEDNWWADPTMNKPVEKGGTPISQDLANEQGFGSLCNPNNCSGFDPKKMPAGGPAYEYPPVQAEDANRPGWGTLKTDAHDKSVFFLAGSMALSYVAMRGWQRGFNLMEHWMENGGETAEVDVADMMASLSYMRKQVGQQIKLGHFDSGWHGSSVARGREHGMNKGADADDYYFALNGYQYRVRGDTVMKRGQVTGTVTVDVYKRYNWGNIGGGKPRGDLGVGPFKPLRQNDMARLNSVGLARDFDVVGHQTFNVG; this is translated from the coding sequence GTGCCGATCGGCCTGGCCCCGGTCGCCCAGGCGGCCGACGCGCTCGGCAGGCCCGGCACACCGAAGACCCGCAGCGCCAAGATGATCCCCGCCGACTCCGCCACGGCGAAGGCGGCTCGGGACCGCCTGGCCAAGGCCCAGGCGGAGAACCGCGCGCAGGGCGCCAAGGCCCTGGCCGCGCAGCAGGCCACCTGGCCCGCCGCCGGCCGCGCCGAACTCGTCCGCGGCAAACGCGCCGAGGTGGGCGGTCTGCCCGTCACCCTCACCGCGCCCGCGGTCCGGTCGGCGACGTCCGCGACCGCGGCGACCGTGCGGGTACTGGGCCGCAAGGAGGCAACCGCCGCCGGGATCAAGGGCATTCTGCTGTCGGTGACCACAAAGCAAGCCGGTACCACCGGACTTGACGTGGACTACTCGTCGTTCGCCTCGGCCTACGGCGGCGACTGGGCGGGCCGGCTGCGCCTGGTGCGGCTGCCCGAGTGCGCGCTGACCACGCCGGAGAAGGCGTCCTGTCGCGTCGAGACACCGCTGGCCGGAACGCACAACGACGTGAGCGAGCAGACCGTTTCCGCGCAGGTGCCGATGTCGGCCCGCGCGGCGGCGGCACCGGCCACCGCCGTGGTGGCGCTCGCCGCGGCCGCCGGCGAGTCGGCGTCCGGGGCGGGCGCTTACACCGCCACCCCGCTGAGCGCGTCGTCGTCCTGGCAGGCCGGCGGCTCCTCGGGCTCCTTCACCTGGTCGTACCCCATGACCCCGCCCGCTCCGGCGGCCGGCCCCACCCCGTCGGTCACGCTGTCCTACGATTCCGGTTCCATCGACGGCCGGACCGCCAACACCAACAACCAGGGCAGCGCCGTCGGTGAGGGATTCGACCTGTCGTCCTCCTCGTACGTGGAGCGCTCGTACGGCTCCTGCGACGACGACGGCCAGGACGACAAGTACGACATGTGCTGGAAGTACGACAACGCCTCCCTCGTGCTCAACGGCAAGTCCACCACCCTGGTGAAGGACGACACCACCGGCACCTGGCGGCTGAAGGACGACGACGCCTCCGTCGTCACCCACGGCACCGGCGCGGACAACGGCGACGACGACGGCGAGTACTGGACGGTGACCACCGGCAACGGCACCAAGTACGTCTTCGGCCAGAACAAGCTGGACGGCGCGGGCACCGAGCGCACCAACTCCACCTGGACCGTACCCGTCTTCGGCGACGACTCCGGTGAGCCGGGCTACAGCAAGGGCACCGCGTTCGCCGACCGCGCGCTGACGCAGGCGTGGCGGTGGAACCTCGACTACGTCGAGGACCTGCACGGCAACGCGATGTCGTACTGGTACACCGCCGAGACCAACTCCTACGCCAAGAACAAGGCGGACACCGCCACCGCCACCTACACCCGCGGCGGCTACCTGACCAAGATCCTCTACGGTCAGCGCAAGGACGCCCTGTTCTCCGGCACCGCCTCGCACAAGGTGACCTTCGACTACAGCGAGCGCTGCACCGCCTCGGACTGCTCGGACCTGAAGGAATCCACGGCCGACAACTGGCCCGACGTGCCCTTCGACTCCCTCTGCAAGAGCGGTGACGACTGCGACGCCGAGAGCCCGTCCTTCTTCACCCGCAAGCGGCTGACGGGGGTCAACTCCTTCTCCTGGGACGCGGCCGGCAACACCTACGACGCCGTGGACTCCTGGGATCTCGCCCAGCACTTCTTCGACGGCGGCGACCTGGGGGACACCTCCGACCAGGTGCTGGTGCTCGACTCGATCAAGCACACCGGCAAGGCCGGCACCGCGATCGCTCTGCCGCCGGTGACGTTCACCTACGACAAGCGGCCCAACCGGGTCGACGGCACCGACGACATCGTGCCGCTCTACCGGCCCCGCATCCGCACCCTCATCTCGGAGACCGGCGCGGTGACCACCGTGACCCTCTCCGACCCGGAGTGCGTGCGCGGCCACACCCCTGACGAGGACGACGACCACACCTCGTGCTACCCGGTGTACTGGCACATCAACGGCGCCGAGGAAGCCGGCCTCGACTGGTTCCACAAGTACCGCGTCCTCGCGGTGACCAGCACCGACCCCACCGGCAAGAACGCCACGACCGAGACCGACTACACCTACGCCGACCCCGCCTGGCACTACGACGAGAACCCGCTGACCCCGCAGGCCGAGCGGACCTGGTCGCAGTGGCGCGGCTACGGCAAGGTCACCACCGTCAAGGGCACGGACGCCACCAGGTCCAAGACGGTCACCGTCTACATGCAGGGCATGGACGGCGACCGGGTACAGGGCTCGGACGGCAAGCTGGACCCCACCGCCCGCAAGGACGTCAGCGTGGAGGCGCTCGCCGTCCCCGGGCTGAGCATCGCGGACCAGACCGACAGTGAGCAGTACACCGGCTTCACCCGGCAGCAGGTGACCTACGACGGCAGCCAGGCCGTCTCGGTGACCGTCAACGACCCCTGGTCCAAGAAGACCGCCACCCAGCACGCGTCCTACGCCGACACCGAGGCGTACTTCGTCCGCACGGGCGGGACCGCCACGTCGACGTACCTGACGGTCAAGGACTCCTGGCGCACGCACACCACCTCCACCACCTTCGACTCCTACGGCATGAAGGCCACCGAGGAGGACGCCGGCGACGTCGCCAAGAGCGGCGACGAGATCTGCACCCGCACCTGGTACGCCCGCAACACCGCCAAGGGCATCTCCGACCTCGTCTCCCGCAGCCGCACCGTCGGCCGCACCTGCGCCACCGGCGAGGACCAGCTCAACCTGCCCGCCAAGGTCGCCGACCGCGGAGACGTGCTCTCCGACAAGGCCACCGTCTTCGACAACACCGCCGCCACCGCCTGGACCGCGAGCCAGACGCCGACCCTGGGCGACGCCTCCTGGACCGGACGGGCAGCCGCCTATCCGGCCTCCTCCAGCGGAGGGGAGCGCAACCCCACCACCTGGCAGACCACGGCCAAGACCGTCTACGACACCCTGGGCCGCCCCACCACCGTCACCGACGCCGCCGGCAACTCCACCACCACGGCCTACACGCCGACCGCCGGCGGTCCGCTGACCATGGCCATCGCGACCAACGCGGCCACGCAGAAGACGTTCACCTACTACGAGCCGGCGCGCGGCAACGTCATCCGCTCGTTCGACATCAACAACAAGCAGACCCAGTACACCTACGACGCCCTCGGCCGGGTCACGGCCGTGTGGCTGCCCAACCGCACCAGTGACCTGCCCGCCAGCTACGTCTACGGGTACAGCGTCAGCAACACCGCCGCGTCCTGGACCTCGACCGGGGCCATCAAGGCGGACGGCGACACCTACGAGACCGTCTTCTCCCTCTACGACGCCCAACTGCGGCCGATCCAGACGCAGAAGCGCAGCGTCGAGGGCGGCCGGATCCTGACCGACACCCGCTACGACAGCCGGGGCCTGGCCTACGAGACCTACGCGGACGTCTACGACAGCAAGAACCAGCCCTCGGGCACCTACAGCCGCGCCGAGTACGGCGGCACCGCCAAGCAGACCTCGGTCACCTTCGACGGGGCCGAACGCCCGGAGACCAGTACCTTCTACACCTACGGCGTGAAGCGCTGGTCCACGACCACCAGTTACACCGGTGACTCCACGGCCACCTCGGGCGTGGAGGGAGCTTCGGCGAAGCGCACGATCACCGACGCGCTCGGCCGCGCGGTCGAGACCCGCCAGTACGCCTCCCCGTCCCCCGACGACGCGGCCTACGGCGGCGGCACCGGCACCCTCTACACCTCGACGAAGTTCGCGTACACCCTGGACGACAAGCAGGCGAAGGTCACCGGACCGGACAACAGCTCCTGGACCTGGATCTACGACCTGTTCGGCCGTCAGGTGAAGAGCACCGACCCGGACAAGGGCACCGAGACCACCGGCTACGACAGCCGGGACCTGCCGTCGTGGACCAAGGACGGCGCCGGCCGGGTGGTCATCACCGCCTACGACAAGCTGCGCCGCCCCACCGCCACCTACAAGGCGGCCGCCGACGCCGACCTGACCTCCACCACCGAGGAGCAGATCCCGGCCAACCAGCTCACCGCCCTCGCCTACGACGCCACCGGCTACAAGGGCCGGCTGGCCTCGTCGACCCGGTACACCAACGGCGCCACCGACACCGCCCACGCCTACACGCGCAAGGTCATCAGCTACGACAGCCTTTACCACCCGTTGGACTCCACGCTGACACTGCCCGCCGACGACCCGCTGGTGAGCTCCGGTGCCGTACCGTCCGCGACGCTGTCCTTCAGCGACCACTACGACCTCACCGGCGCCCAGGACCAGGACGTCCAGCCCGCGGTCGCCGGACTGCCCAAGGAGATCATCGACACCGGCTACAACGACCACGGCCTTCCCACCACCCTCAGCGGCACCCAGAACTACGTCCTCGCGAGCGACTTCACCGCCACGGACAAGGTCCAGCAGCTGACCCTCGGGGTCTCCGACGCCGCGGGCGTCAAGAAGGCCTACCTGACCAACACCTGGGACGAGGGCACGGACCGCCTGACCCAGTCCGTGGTCACCGACGACACCCACTCCTGGCAGCTCCAGCAGCTCAACTACGCGTACGACCAGGCGGGCAACGTCACCTCGCTCACCGACCCCACCACCCTGGGCGGTGCGAGCACTGCCGACAACCAGTGCTTCGCCTACGACGGTTACCAGCGTCTGACCGAGGCGTGGACGCCCAGGACGGCGGACTGCGCCGCCTCCGGCCGCACCGCCGCGGGCCTCGGCGGTCCCGCCCCCTACTGGAACAGCTACACCTACAACAGCGCCGGGCAGCGCACCACCGAGACCAACCACAGCACCTCCGGCAGCACCACCTCACGCACCTACTGCTACAACAACACCGCCCAGCCGCACACCCTGACCGTCACTCCCTCCGGGACCGCCGCGGGTGCCTGCACCGGGGTCACCGCCGCCTACGGCTACGACGCCGCCGGTGACACCACCACGCGCCCCGACGGAACCGCGACCCAGTCCTTGACCTGGGACGGCGAGGGCCGGCTCGGCAGCCTGAAGGAGACGGCCGGCTCCACCACCAGCACGACCGGATACGTCTACGACACCGACGGCAGCCTCCTCGTCCGCCGCAACACCGGCGGGGAGACCGTCCTCTACCTCGGTGCCACCGAGGTCCACTACAACGCCACGACCGGCAAGAAGTGGGCCCAGCGCACCTACTCCCTCGGCGGCACCGCGGTGGCGGTGCGCACCAACCAGAGCGGCACCTCCACCCTCACCTGGCTCGCCGCCGACCGGCACAACACCGCGAGCCTCGCTCTCGCCGCCGGCGACCAGGCCATCACCAAGCGCTACACCACCCCCTTCGGCGCCGACCGCGGCACCGCGGTGACCACCTGGCCCGACGACAAGAAGTTCCTCGGCAAGCCCGCCGACCCCGCCACCGGCCTCACCCACGTCGGCGCCCGCGAATACGACCCGCTGCTCGGCCAGTTCCTCAGCGTCGACCCGCTGCTGGACACCTCCGACGCCCAGTCGTTGAACGGGTACGCCTACGCCGACAACAGCCCGCTGATGGGCTGGGACCCGACGGGCGAGGACAACTGGTGGGCCGACCCCACCATGAACAAGCCGGTGGAGAAGGGCGGGACGCCCATCAGCCAGGACCTCGCCAACGAGCAGGGTTTCGGCTCCCTGTGCAACCCGAACAACTGCTCCGGCTTCGACCCGAAGAAGATGCCGGCCGGCGGCCCGGCCTACGAGTACCCCCCGGTCCAGGCCGAGGACGCCAACCGTCCGGGGTGGGGCACCCTGAAGACGGACGCGCACGACAAGAGCGTGTTCTTCCTGGCCGGCTCCATGGCCCTGTCCTATGTCGCGATGAGAGGGTGGCAGCGCGGCTTCAACCTCATGGAGCACTGGATGGAGAACGGCGGCGAGACGGCCGAGGTCGACGTCGCGGACATGATGGCCAGCCTCTCCTACATGCGGAAGCAGGTCGGTCAGCAGATCAAGCTGGGTCATTTCGACAGCGGTTGGCATGGCAGCAGCGTCGCCAGGGGGCGTGAGCACGGAATGAACAAGGGTGCCGACGCCGACGACTACTACTTCGCACTCAACGGGTACCAGTACCGGGTGCGCGGAGACACGGTCATGAAGAGGGGCCAGGTCACGGGCACCGTCACCGTGGATGTCTACAAGCGGTACAACTGGGGGAACATCGGAGGCGGCAAGCCTCGGGGCGACCTCGGTGTGGGGCCCTTCAAGCCGCTGCGGCAGAACGACATGGCTCGTCTGAACTCGGTCGGGCTGGCTCGTGACTTCGATGTCGTCGGTCACCAGACGTTCAACGTCGGCTAG
- a CDS encoding LamG domain-containing protein produces the protein MRTTVAGALSGLLLGGLPVLPLAPAAAAPGQDASAASAATRASAQAVATGKPVEVVSERTEYSTTYANPDGATFNLKQSVVPVRVAQPGGAWVPPDATLTRREDQRIAPKAAVAGVSFSGGGDGKDLVSITEDGHTLAVGWPGSLPAPTLDGDSAVYANVLPDVDLRMTATTEGYREVLVAKTAQAAANPALTALHLPVRADGLVLREGAGQSLQAVDDNGVTVFRAPTARQWDSAGHDGTTAPATQAKPSGSSSAKTASTTSTNTASAVAAADGDTQAAGSAAEGDESGVTDPAEGPGDGATAVPLDISVTQSAITVVPDAGQLKDEDTVYPLYIDPDVSWSESERTVLSSDGDAFYNFTGGDEGKGVGLCSIYYTGGFGYPCTTGTPYKQRMYFEFSPSALKGKKVLDATFRVTERWSMSCTATVVQLVRTGDISSSTRWPGPTANWDIMGDRTVSAGRGSNCDPSQPAKPIEFNDDPSQSYENLTKTVQSFAAGDMSRLTLMLKAGDEGDPNGWKRFDDDAVLDVDYVGVPAPPTSPGVLSGSGTTCETGETDPAIISDPTPDFLANVQTESGGESGATLRAHFVVQRKNTDGSWTTVTEPIRPSSGFVTDNAKVQVTSPLTFTDGALARMSAWTRSYWSGDDHAIESTHSSVTTKGWCYFKVDTTAPKAPTVTTDGTYSLCTANACAAGGGPGQGGNFYFKPATGDTNIAGYEYRLPTWPTWHSVTGSAPTRLITPELPGTQILQVRAKDNVGSGRPGATTSFLFKVAEGEGASGRWHFDDAAPGSGVVTAADSATTAGTRHPLTFHTAGAGFSSLARRGDLDRSFWLDSSVAANQTAWADTASPAINTQASFSVSTWAYLTEGTDYHCIASQQNSDNTGWSLYYSSGIQRWVFLWSWYENGVRKYIGANASAQGVPLKAWTHVGGVYSATDRTITLYVNGRPQGTPVALGTSGKPTTSDGALQVGRAGYSGGFNNYWRGRIDEVAVFQRALSDREMAQEAGLIDPDTGSTAVELVGAWNPDGATGSTLADSVSGYSRTMTLSGGATLDGEAVSLDGVDDAVTVPGPVVDDTGSFTVTTEVELDGAALAGKSAGYSGQVVGQRTADGSAWGLWFNQTGTEQVPQDDGTLKDVPVGYWRFGRLAADGRTYTAVSSESTALTDERVRLTGAYNAQDGTISLYLDATPNDVPTAFTAVAGNGDFSAGRAYVNKAWGNYLPEKISDLRIWVGAPANDMQVENMIGG, from the coding sequence ATGCGCACGACGGTGGCGGGGGCACTGTCGGGATTGCTGCTCGGCGGACTTCCCGTCCTGCCGCTGGCTCCCGCCGCCGCGGCGCCGGGCCAGGACGCCTCCGCAGCGTCTGCGGCAACGCGGGCGTCCGCGCAGGCGGTGGCCACCGGGAAGCCGGTCGAGGTGGTCTCCGAGCGCACCGAGTACTCGACCACGTACGCCAATCCGGACGGCGCCACCTTCAACCTCAAGCAGTCGGTCGTCCCCGTCCGGGTGGCACAGCCCGGTGGCGCCTGGGTGCCGCCCGACGCCACCCTGACCCGTCGTGAAGACCAGCGGATCGCCCCGAAGGCGGCTGTCGCCGGTGTGTCGTTCTCCGGCGGCGGCGACGGCAAGGACCTGGTGAGCATCACCGAGGACGGCCACACCCTGGCGGTGGGCTGGCCCGGTTCGCTGCCCGCTCCCACGCTGGACGGCGACTCGGCCGTCTACGCGAACGTCCTGCCGGACGTGGACCTGCGGATGACGGCGACCACCGAGGGCTATCGCGAAGTCCTCGTCGCCAAGACGGCTCAGGCCGCCGCGAACCCGGCACTGACCGCGCTGCACCTGCCGGTGCGGGCCGACGGCCTGGTGCTGAGGGAGGGCGCGGGCCAGTCCTTGCAGGCGGTGGACGACAACGGCGTCACCGTGTTCCGGGCCCCGACGGCCCGCCAGTGGGACTCCGCGGGCCATGACGGCACCACCGCCCCCGCCACTCAGGCCAAGCCCTCGGGCTCCTCCTCGGCCAAGACCGCCTCGACGACGTCCACGAACACCGCGTCCGCCGTGGCCGCGGCGGACGGAGACACCCAGGCGGCCGGATCCGCGGCCGAGGGCGACGAGTCGGGTGTCACCGACCCGGCCGAGGGCCCCGGTGACGGCGCCACCGCCGTTCCGCTGGACATCTCGGTCACCCAGAGCGCCATCACCGTCGTCCCCGACGCCGGTCAGCTCAAGGACGAGGACACCGTCTACCCGCTCTACATCGACCCGGACGTCTCCTGGTCGGAGTCCGAGCGCACGGTGCTCTCCTCCGACGGCGACGCCTTCTACAACTTCACCGGCGGCGACGAGGGCAAGGGGGTGGGCCTGTGCTCGATCTACTACACCGGCGGCTTCGGCTACCCCTGCACCACCGGAACCCCGTACAAGCAGCGCATGTACTTCGAGTTCTCGCCGTCCGCGCTGAAGGGCAAGAAGGTGCTCGACGCCACCTTCCGGGTGACCGAGCGCTGGTCGATGTCCTGCACGGCCACCGTGGTGCAGCTGGTGCGCACCGGTGACATCTCCTCCTCCACCCGCTGGCCCGGTCCCACCGCCAACTGGGACATCATGGGCGACCGCACGGTGTCCGCGGGCCGCGGCTCCAACTGCGACCCGAGCCAGCCGGCGAAGCCGATCGAGTTCAACGACGACCCGAGCCAGTCGTACGAGAACCTGACCAAGACCGTGCAGTCCTTCGCGGCCGGTGACATGTCCCGGCTGACACTGATGCTCAAGGCCGGCGACGAGGGCGACCCCAACGGCTGGAAGCGTTTCGACGACGACGCCGTCCTGGACGTCGACTACGTCGGTGTCCCGGCGCCGCCGACCAGCCCCGGCGTTCTGTCCGGCAGCGGCACCACCTGCGAGACCGGCGAGACGGACCCGGCGATCATCTCCGACCCGACCCCCGACTTCCTCGCCAACGTCCAGACGGAGTCCGGCGGGGAGAGCGGCGCCACCCTGCGTGCCCACTTCGTGGTGCAGAGGAAGAACACCGACGGCAGCTGGACCACGGTCACCGAACCCATCCGTCCGTCCAGCGGCTTCGTCACCGACAACGCCAAGGTCCAGGTGACCTCGCCGCTGACCTTCACGGACGGGGCCCTGGCCCGGATGTCGGCCTGGACCCGGTCCTACTGGAGCGGGGACGACCACGCGATCGAGTCGACCCACAGCTCGGTGACGACCAAGGGCTGGTGCTACTTCAAGGTCGACACCACCGCGCCGAAGGCACCCACCGTCACCACCGACGGGACGTACAGCCTGTGCACGGCCAACGCCTGTGCCGCCGGCGGCGGACCGGGCCAGGGCGGGAACTTCTACTTCAAGCCCGCCACGGGTGACACCAACATCGCCGGTTACGAGTACCGGCTGCCGACCTGGCCCACCTGGCACTCCGTCACGGGCTCCGCGCCGACGAGGCTGATCACGCCGGAGCTGCCCGGCACGCAGATCCTCCAGGTCCGTGCCAAGGACAACGTCGGCTCCGGGCGCCCCGGCGCGACCACCAGCTTCCTGTTCAAGGTCGCGGAGGGCGAAGGAGCCTCCGGACGCTGGCACTTCGACGACGCGGCGCCCGGCTCCGGAGTGGTCACGGCGGCCGACTCCGCCACCACGGCCGGCACCCGCCACCCCCTGACCTTCCACACCGCCGGCGCGGGCTTCTCCAGCCTGGCCCGCCGGGGCGACCTGGACCGGTCCTTCTGGCTGGACTCCTCCGTGGCCGCCAACCAGACCGCCTGGGCCGACACCGCGTCACCGGCGATCAACACGCAGGCCTCCTTCTCCGTCTCGACCTGGGCCTATCTGACGGAAGGCACCGACTACCACTGCATCGCCTCCCAGCAGAACTCCGACAACACCGGCTGGTCGCTGTACTACTCCTCGGGCATCCAGCGCTGGGTGTTCCTGTGGTCCTGGTACGAGAACGGCGTGCGGAAGTACATCGGCGCCAACGCCTCGGCCCAGGGCGTGCCCCTGAAGGCCTGGACGCACGTCGGCGGGGTCTACAGCGCCACCGACCGCACCATCACCCTCTACGTCAACGGCCGCCCGCAGGGCACCCCGGTGGCGTTGGGGACCTCGGGCAAGCCGACCACCAGCGACGGCGCCCTCCAGGTCGGGCGAGCGGGCTACAGCGGCGGGTTCAACAACTACTGGCGCGGTCGCATCGACGAGGTCGCGGTGTTCCAGCGGGCCCTGTCCGACAGGGAGATGGCCCAGGAGGCCGGCCTGATCGACCCGGACACCGGCAGCACCGCCGTGGAACTGGTCGGCGCGTGGAACCCGGACGGCGCCACCGGCAGCACCCTGGCCGACTCGGTCAGCGGCTACAGCCGGACCATGACCCTCAGCGGCGGCGCCACGCTCGACGGTGAGGCCGTCTCCCTGGACGGCGTCGACGACGCGGTCACCGTACCCGGCCCGGTCGTGGACGACACCGGCTCCTTCACCGTCACCACCGAGGTGGAACTCGACGGCGCCGCCCTGGCGGGCAAGAGCGCCGGATACAGCGGACAGGTCGTCGGCCAGCGCACGGCCGACGGGTCCGCCTGGGGCCTGTGGTTCAACCAGACCGGTACCGAACAGGTCCCGCAGGACGACGGAACCCTCAAGGACGTACCCGTCGGGTACTGGCGCTTCGGACGCCTCGCGGCCGACGGCAGGACCTACACCGCCGTCAGCTCCGAAAGCACCGCCCTGACCGACGAACGCGTCCGGCTGACCGGCGCCTACAACGCCCAGGACGGGACGATCAGCCTGTATCTCGACGCCACACCCAACGACGTGCCGACCGCCTTCACCGCGGTCGCCGGAAACGGGGACTTCTCCGCCGGCCGGGCCTACGTCAACAAGGCGTGGGGCAACTACCTGCCCGAGAAGATCAGCGATCTGCGGATCTGGGTCGGGGCACCTGCCAACGACATGCAGGTGGAGAACATGATCGGCGGCTAG